One window from the genome of Pedobacter schmidteae encodes:
- a CDS encoding pyruvate carboxylase encodes MNIKKVLIANRGEIAIRIERACSELNIQTVAIYTYEDRYSLHRYKADEAYQIGQDHEPLKPYLDITAIIEMAKYSGADAIHPGYGFLSENEEFAKKCAENEITFIGPRPDVMLALGDKVTAKTVAKAAGLPIIESNEQDLDSIEIALAEAARIGYPLMIKAASGGGGRGMRIVRNDEQLEKGFFEARSEAKNAFGDDTVFLEKFIDRPRHIEVQVVADNHGAVVHLYERDCSVQRRFQKVVEVAPSLNLTEQTKKQLYHYATAIAKAVKYNNVGTVEFLLDQQENIYFIEVNPRIQVEHTVTEMITGIDLIKSQLFIADGYQLSDPEIGLNDQESIRCNGFAMQCRITTEDPANDFKPDYGTLITYRNATGFGIRLDEGSTYPGMKISPFFDSMLVKVSTSGKTLEDASRKMNRALREFRIRGVKNNVQFLENLINHPTFIQGKATVNFIQEHPELFESKKRLDRGTRILTYLGEVSVNGNPDVIFVDPNKRLEKPEIPKIDPYMPYPKGTKDLLTELGPDGFSAWLKTEKKIHYTDTTLRDAHQSLLATRMRTYDMLKVAEGFARHHPQTFSMEAWGGATFDVCLRFLHEDPWRRLEKLRAAMPNILIQMLIRGCNGVGYAAYPDNLIESFVEKSWEKGVDIFRIFDSLNWMENIAPCIEMVRKKTQGLAEGSLCYTGDILDPKRSKYSLDYYLKLAKNLEDAGSHILGVKDMSGLLKPYAAKILIEALKDTVKIPIHLHTHDTSSLQPATYLMAIEAGVDVIDCALGALSGTTSQPNFNAIVEMMRFHERENPYDQKSLNAYSNYWETVREYYYPFESGLKASSAEVYEHEIPGGQYSNLKPQAIALGLGDQFELIKQRYADVNQLFGDIVKVTPSSKVVGDMAQFMVANQISPEDIFTRGEQLSFPESVISFFMGEIGQPEGGFPEALQRILLKGKTPFTDRPNKHLAPLDLDQEFDDFKKEFGDDLSYTMYLAYKFYPKVTAEAIKSFRLYGDVSVIPTRYFFYGMKPGEETTIEIAKGKTLLIRLLSIGPADDNGMCTVFFKLNGQTRNIEILDKSVKVVKLENRKVDKDSAHHIGSPLQGLLSKVFVKPGDQIKKNQPLFMIEAMKMESNISAIADGVVKSITLPAGTMVNTDDLVIELAN; translated from the coding sequence ATGAATATTAAGAAAGTACTTATTGCCAATCGGGGCGAAATAGCCATCCGTATTGAGCGCGCCTGTAGTGAACTCAACATTCAGACAGTAGCGATTTATACTTACGAGGACAGATATTCTTTGCATCGTTACAAAGCAGACGAAGCGTACCAGATAGGGCAGGACCATGAACCACTGAAACCTTATCTGGACATTACAGCTATTATTGAGATGGCTAAATACAGCGGAGCTGATGCCATTCATCCCGGCTATGGTTTCCTTTCTGAAAATGAAGAGTTCGCAAAAAAGTGCGCTGAAAATGAGATTACTTTTATCGGGCCAAGGCCGGATGTGATGCTGGCACTGGGAGATAAGGTTACCGCTAAAACGGTTGCCAAAGCTGCAGGTTTGCCTATTATTGAAAGTAATGAACAAGACCTGGATTCGATTGAAATTGCACTTGCTGAAGCAGCCAGAATTGGTTACCCCCTGATGATTAAAGCGGCATCGGGTGGGGGCGGTCGCGGGATGCGTATTGTGCGTAATGACGAGCAGTTGGAAAAAGGTTTCTTTGAGGCCAGAAGTGAAGCCAAAAATGCTTTTGGTGATGATACGGTGTTCCTTGAAAAATTTATAGACCGGCCTCGTCATATTGAAGTACAGGTTGTGGCCGACAATCATGGTGCCGTAGTTCATCTTTACGAAAGAGACTGCTCCGTTCAACGGCGTTTTCAGAAAGTTGTAGAGGTAGCCCCCTCCCTGAATTTAACTGAGCAAACCAAAAAACAGCTATATCATTATGCTACTGCTATTGCAAAAGCGGTGAAATATAACAATGTGGGAACCGTTGAGTTCCTATTAGATCAGCAGGAAAACATTTACTTTATTGAAGTAAATCCCAGAATACAGGTTGAACATACGGTTACAGAAATGATTACTGGTATTGACCTGATCAAATCGCAGTTATTTATTGCCGACGGATATCAACTTTCGGATCCGGAAATTGGCCTTAATGATCAGGAATCCATCAGGTGCAATGGCTTTGCCATGCAATGCCGCATTACTACAGAGGATCCAGCGAATGACTTTAAACCCGACTATGGTACGTTGATTACCTATAGAAATGCCACAGGTTTTGGCATCAGGCTGGACGAAGGGAGCACCTATCCCGGGATGAAAATCAGTCCGTTTTTCGACTCGATGCTTGTTAAGGTAAGCACTAGCGGTAAAACGCTGGAAGATGCCTCCAGAAAGATGAACCGTGCGCTAAGAGAATTCAGGATAAGAGGGGTGAAGAACAATGTGCAGTTTCTGGAGAACCTGATCAACCATCCAACTTTTATACAAGGTAAAGCCACGGTCAATTTTATACAGGAACATCCGGAACTTTTCGAATCCAAAAAACGATTGGACAGAGGCACAAGGATTTTGACCTACCTGGGCGAAGTTTCTGTAAATGGAAACCCTGATGTAATATTTGTTGATCCGAATAAACGTCTGGAAAAGCCTGAAATACCAAAGATAGATCCTTATATGCCTTATCCGAAGGGGACCAAAGACCTGCTTACTGAACTTGGCCCTGATGGATTTTCAGCCTGGCTTAAAACAGAAAAGAAGATACATTATACCGATACCACACTGCGTGACGCACATCAGTCTTTGCTGGCCACACGTATGCGTACTTACGATATGCTTAAGGTGGCCGAAGGATTTGCCAGACATCATCCGCAAACGTTTAGTATGGAGGCCTGGGGCGGGGCAACGTTCGATGTTTGCTTGAGGTTCCTCCATGAAGATCCATGGCGACGTTTGGAAAAACTGAGGGCGGCGATGCCCAACATACTAATACAGATGTTGATAAGAGGCTGTAATGGAGTAGGGTATGCTGCTTACCCCGACAACCTGATCGAATCCTTTGTAGAAAAGAGCTGGGAAAAAGGAGTGGATATTTTCAGGATATTTGATTCACTAAACTGGATGGAAAATATTGCCCCATGTATAGAAATGGTACGCAAAAAAACACAGGGACTTGCCGAAGGTTCGTTGTGCTATACCGGAGATATACTTGATCCAAAACGAAGTAAATATAGCCTGGACTATTACCTGAAACTGGCGAAAAACCTGGAGGATGCCGGCAGCCACATTCTTGGGGTGAAAGATATGTCAGGTTTACTGAAGCCCTATGCGGCAAAAATATTGATAGAGGCTTTAAAAGACACAGTTAAAATACCAATACACCTGCATACCCACGATACCTCTTCTTTACAGCCCGCCACCTATTTGATGGCCATAGAAGCTGGTGTAGATGTAATTGATTGCGCTTTAGGCGCCCTATCAGGAACCACTTCGCAGCCCAACTTCAATGCAATTGTAGAGATGATGCGTTTCCATGAACGGGAAAACCCATACGATCAAAAATCATTAAATGCTTATTCTAATTATTGGGAAACAGTTCGGGAATACTATTATCCATTTGAATCAGGATTAAAAGCAAGTTCGGCCGAGGTATATGAACATGAAATTCCGGGCGGACAATATTCCAACTTAAAACCGCAAGCTATAGCGCTTGGGCTTGGCGACCAGTTTGAATTGATTAAGCAACGATATGCGGATGTGAACCAACTTTTCGGAGACATTGTTAAGGTCACCCCAAGTTCGAAGGTAGTAGGAGATATGGCCCAATTTATGGTAGCCAATCAAATCAGTCCCGAAGATATTTTTACACGGGGCGAGCAGCTTTCGTTTCCGGAATCGGTTATTTCCTTTTTTATGGGTGAAATAGGGCAGCCGGAGGGAGGCTTTCCGGAAGCTTTACAACGTATTCTGCTCAAAGGAAAAACTCCTTTTACAGACCGTCCAAACAAGCACCTGGCACCACTTGATCTGGATCAGGAATTTGATGACTTTAAAAAGGAATTTGGTGATGACCTGAGTTATACTATGTACCTGGCTTATAAATTTTATCCGAAAGTGACCGCTGAAGCGATAAAAAGTTTCAGGCTGTACGGCGATGTATCGGTGATACCAACCCGGTATTTTTTCTACGGTATGAAACCAGGTGAAGAAACCACCATAGAAATCGCCAAAGGAAAAACACTGTTGATACGTTTGCTTTCGATTGGGCCGGCCGACGACAATGGTATGTGTACCGTATTTTTTAAATTAAATGGACAGACCAGGAATATCGAAATACTGGACAAATCTGTAAAAGTAGTTAAGTTGGAAAACCGCAAGGTAGACAAAGATTCGGCCCATCATATAGGATCTCCGTTACAGGGTTTATTGTCAAAAGTTTTTGTTAAACCCGGCGATCAGATTAAAAAGAACCAACCCCTGTTCATGATAGAAGCCATGAAAATGGAATCCAATATTTCTGCTATCGCTGATGGCGTGGTTAAATCAATTACTTTACCTGCAGGTACAATGGTGAACACCGACGACCTGGTGATTGAATTGGCTAATTAA
- a CDS encoding DUF4350 domain-containing protein translates to MLFKKSISKTTFLLFIFTLNITAVCAQQKTVLLDYYFNHEIKKDKSGNENRFHYTWEDETLNGFSMLGKLFRDNGIQTKSLETAPTVANLKGSDIYIIVDPDNAKESAKPNLIAPADIKAITAWVKAGGVLLIFANDSSNTNLVQLNDLSKRFGITFTNQSRNMVKNGKLEIGEVHVPKGNEVFPTSKIFYLKEISVLSLTSPAKALITEQQDVVMATAKYGKGTVFAVGDPWLYNEYVDGTRIPAEYENYNGAVELVKWLKRQIP, encoded by the coding sequence ATGCTTTTTAAAAAATCCATATCCAAAACTACTTTTCTGCTGTTTATTTTTACGTTAAATATTACGGCAGTATGCGCTCAGCAAAAAACTGTTCTGCTTGATTATTATTTCAATCATGAAATAAAAAAAGACAAATCGGGAAATGAAAACAGGTTTCATTATACCTGGGAAGATGAAACACTAAATGGTTTTTCCATGTTGGGCAAATTGTTCAGGGACAATGGAATCCAGACCAAAAGTCTGGAAACAGCTCCTACAGTGGCCAACCTCAAAGGAAGTGACATCTATATTATTGTCGACCCCGATAATGCTAAAGAAAGTGCTAAACCAAATTTGATTGCCCCTGCCGATATCAAAGCGATAACAGCCTGGGTTAAAGCTGGCGGAGTATTGTTGATATTTGCCAATGATAGTTCCAATACCAATCTGGTGCAGTTAAATGACCTGTCTAAGAGATTTGGGATCACCTTTACCAACCAAAGCCGGAATATGGTTAAAAATGGAAAACTGGAAATTGGCGAAGTCCATGTACCAAAGGGCAATGAAGTTTTTCCGACTTCTAAAATCTTCTATTTGAAAGAAATTTCGGTGCTTAGCCTTACTTCACCGGCCAAAGCGCTAATTACTGAACAGCAGGATGTGGTTATGGCTACTGCAAAGTATGGCAAAGGAACTGTTTTTGCTGTGGGCGATCCCTGGTTGTATAATGAGTACGTTGATGGTACGCGTATTCCTGCCGAGTACGAAAACTACAACGGTGCCGTTGAATTGGTGAAATGGCTGAAAAGGCAAATTCCCTAA
- a CDS encoding MFS transporter: MKETKMGNYRWTICALLFFATTVNYLDRQVLSLLKPHLEEIFGWSNSDYADIAAVFQFTYAISMLFAGRIIDKLGTKKGYAWAIVIWSIGAIIHALAIPLGEGIATILGFVGIGAISVSMAGFMFSRAVLGFGESGNFPAAIKATAEYFPKKERSLATGIFNSGSNVGAILAPLTVPFIAKHWGWEAAFLLIGAVGFLWLIFWLKYYEKPEQQKKMSAEELAYINSDEAEATAPMQENVAPEEKVTWFRLLGYRQTWAFTIGKFMTDGVWWFFLFWLPAYLKDQYGMIDTQVMIPLAVLYSMTMFGSIGGGWFPMYFIKKGYAVYDGRMRAMLLIALFPLVVLAAQPLGHITFWIPVILIGIGASAHQAWSANIFTTVSDMFPKKAVGSVVGIGGMAGGIGGVLITKLGGFLFDKYKALGHIETGYTIMFTICAVAYLVAWAIMKTLVPKYKPITDL; the protein is encoded by the coding sequence ATGAAAGAGACGAAAATGGGGAATTACAGGTGGACCATCTGTGCACTATTGTTTTTTGCAACCACCGTTAATTATCTTGATCGGCAGGTACTGAGCTTATTGAAGCCACATCTGGAAGAGATTTTTGGCTGGAGCAATAGTGATTACGCAGATATAGCAGCGGTTTTCCAATTTACCTATGCCATATCCATGTTATTTGCCGGAAGAATAATTGATAAACTGGGCACGAAAAAAGGTTATGCATGGGCCATTGTCATCTGGTCGATAGGCGCTATTATACATGCACTGGCTATACCTTTGGGAGAAGGGATTGCAACGATATTAGGCTTTGTGGGCATTGGGGCCATATCGGTTTCAATGGCAGGTTTTATGTTCTCGAGAGCGGTATTGGGCTTTGGCGAGTCGGGAAACTTTCCTGCCGCGATTAAAGCTACGGCCGAATATTTTCCCAAAAAAGAAAGATCTCTTGCAACAGGAATATTCAATTCAGGTTCTAACGTCGGCGCCATTCTGGCCCCTTTAACCGTTCCATTTATTGCAAAACATTGGGGTTGGGAAGCCGCCTTTTTGCTAATTGGAGCTGTTGGGTTCCTGTGGTTGATATTCTGGTTGAAATATTATGAAAAGCCAGAGCAACAGAAAAAGATGTCGGCCGAAGAACTGGCGTATATCAATAGTGATGAGGCAGAGGCAACAGCTCCTATGCAGGAAAATGTGGCTCCTGAAGAAAAGGTAACCTGGTTTAGACTGCTTGGTTACAGACAAACCTGGGCTTTTACTATTGGTAAGTTTATGACTGATGGCGTTTGGTGGTTTTTCCTGTTCTGGTTGCCTGCATATCTTAAAGATCAATATGGTATGATTGATACACAAGTGATGATTCCTTTAGCTGTACTATATAGTATGACTATGTTTGGCAGTATAGGCGGAGGTTGGTTTCCGATGTACTTTATCAAGAAAGGGTACGCTGTATATGACGGACGTATGCGCGCCATGCTTCTAATTGCATTGTTTCCTTTAGTAGTACTTGCCGCGCAACCACTTGGTCATATTACTTTCTGGATTCCTGTTATTTTGATAGGTATCGGTGCATCGGCACATCAGGCCTGGTCGGCCAATATCTTTACTACGGTGTCAGATATGTTCCCTAAAAAGGCTGTAGGGTCAGTTGTAGGTATAGGAGGTATGGCAGGTGGTATTGGTGGTGTACTGATTACCAAATTGGGTGGCTTCCTGTTTGATAAGTATAAAGCTTTGGGGCATATAGAAACCGGATATACCATCATGTTTACCATTTGTGCAGTTGCTTATCTGGTAGCCTGGGCAATAATGAAAACACTTGTACCGAAATACAAACCTATTACCGATTTATAA